The sequence below is a genomic window from Parasteatoda tepidariorum isolate YZ-2023 unplaced genomic scaffold, CAS_Ptep_4.0 HiC_scaffold_6092, whole genome shotgun sequence.
AAAGCGTCCGTTAGTATTTTCGAATTGTAATTACctaatcattttattacttgtatcttactttaaaaattaagtttgggAATAGAAACCAAATGGGTGAAAAAgattatctattttttagaattattacgAACTGTAATAAATGGCAACAAAATGCACGCACAGGCCATACAATTGTTGAAGTGTTCTTAAAATGAACGAAAGCAAACTCAACATCCTGACTTCTCATTTGACACAATGACTTGAAAgtgatagaagaaaaaaaaaacagtctttgaagtaactaaattattcattatcatACATGGGCCAAAATCCTCACTTCACCAGCAGATGCTGATGTATTTCCCAAATCAGGCACCTCCCTGCCTGGTACTGACAGTATCACTGTGTCCCTGTTGAGCACCTGGGACGAGTCAGTAGTCTGGACGATGGTCACTGCATTGATGTCGTGGTGGTGAGGTTTCCAGCCACGACCCCAAGTGGAGGATAGACCTGTAGATGGAGGACTGTCATCACTAAGGCCGGCCACAACAGAGTTCTGTGACTCGCCACTAGGACTTGTGAAGTGTACCGGATCCTGCTGGTTGGCAGGCCTCGAATGACCAGAGTCTAGGAAGAGTGATTCGTGAGACAGGAAGCTGAGACTCAGCGAAGGATTGCGACTGTGACTAGTTGTGAGGACAGTTGGCTGAGGTTGTTGCAGAGGCTGCGTAGATACAGAGCATAGAGTCTCAGTACTCGGCCTCAGTACTCCCGCAGAGCTTGCCCGGGAACGGTAACTAGGTGGCCTACTGTATTCCCTCTCAGTGAGCGCAAGGGGAGgcctgtaaaaataattttcattgtaaacTCAAGTATTTTTGCATCAAGTATTTTTGCAACGCAAACagcatacaattaaaaaaaaaaaaaaacaagtttttataccGGAGCCCGATTTATTTAACACCTTCAGGACCGTGATCACGCTATTCTCCAATCACGGCCCACAGTTACACATATAAAACGAGCCTTTCTGATTCTAGCGGGAGACAAGATCACATGGGCGTGATTTCAATTTAGTACTCTCGTATTAGTACGAATACGCTCTCTGTAATGCACATAACATCGGAACGTGAGCATCTATGGAAGTGCTTCATTCTCCTTCCACCGGTACTGAAAGGGTTAAATATCAAACTAAAGGCGAAATTCAGTAGCAGAGAATTTTTATTAGCGAtgcaatttgaaaacaaattaaaagataaggaaataaatatgtctATCCTTATATCCATGCCCATATGGGGCGGGGGATCTCCCCAAGCTCCATGGGTGAGGGTTTTCACCAATTTGTATCGTTTTGAATGTAAAAAGGTAAAAACCCCACTGAGTTTGTGGTCAAGAATGTGTGTGCCATATGGTCTCGTGGCAAAATGGAAAAAGTGGGTTGCGGTAAGTCTTAGAGGAGACAAATTAAAAACCAGTCATAAGTTTTTGGGCAAGTATGACTGgaattttagtgaattttcCAAACTAAATATGCTTACACTAaatacttgttatttttataatgagatAATTATCAGTATATTGTCTATATCtgattataaaatctttttgccACTACCTATTTTATATAGTACTTATTAAACGAGATGCCATAGAGTgacgttaataattttaatttttgaaagcgtAAGTATAATAAGATACATTTTGAATTCTTCAATAAAAGGCTTTCCTTAATAACTATTCTAAccacaaattttacaatttgttaaGAATTAAATTGCTTCTTTGTTTATTCcacgcttaaatattaatttctgtttgtctattttttgacaaggattctaaaaaagtatatattgaGTGCGGTTATTACAGGACATCATAAATGAAAACGAACGCaatactttaatttcaattgatttCTAATAAGATATGTGTACCTGGAATGAAGGGTGCTTGTTGTGTGTGACCTGTAAGTAGGGGGTGGAGATACAGGTGATAAGGCTGAGGCTGTATTGGAAGCTGACCCAGAGCCTTGCTGGCGATCCAGGAGTAGCAGTCGAAGCCTGTATTCTTGCATAGATGCTTGATAAGATGGGGGAGGTGGCCTGTACTGGAACTCAGGATACATCATTGCTGGAAAATGATAGTTTACTTTAATATGCATAGAATTgctattcttttaaaagtttaaaatattttcaaaataaaactgagTTCAACTGTAGATAACACAATTTTATAgtttcatgattaaaaaaatttatttattaaaaaaatttaattttagtttttttaattttagtttaaaaccaaaatataatttcagtttttttttttttaaacgtcttaAAATGTTAATGCAATTGATTATTCAGTAAAACGAATTtagaaatgcataaatttaaagagaataaaaaaaaataacaagaagatgattttttaaatatttcagaatcaGTGAATTGCGATGCTGTTATATCTCaagtcaaaatttctaaaagttttaccccttagtttatttagtttaatatattttcacgaggatgaaatttttactctttaacttaaaatcctaaaattaaattcaactaatattagcaatcttaaaatttaaaaa
It includes:
- the LOC122273650 gene encoding uncharacterized protein, with amino-acid sequence MHIKVNYHFPAMMYPEFQYRPPPPSYQASMQEYRLRLLLLDRQQGSGSASNTASALSPVSPPPTYRSHTTSTLHSRPPLALTEREYSRPPSYRSRASSAGVLRPSTETLCSVSTQPLQQPQPTVLTTSHSRNPSLSLSFLSHESLFLDSGHSRPANQQDPVHFTSPSGESQNSVVAGLSDDSPPSTGLSSTWGRGWKPHHHDINAVTIVQTTDSSQVLNRDTVILSVPGREVPDLGNTSASAGEVRILAHV